A window from Erythrolamprus reginae isolate rEryReg1 chromosome 11, rEryReg1.hap1, whole genome shotgun sequence encodes these proteins:
- the LOC139174551 gene encoding phospholipase A2 inhibitor and Ly6/PLAUR domain-containing protein-like produces the protein MATRGECRNEDMILMECEQDQTHCLSMTLLTTLTSPTLSYTAKSCAKAMECNDGVYGVTSTQGKYSQMSLFCCQSEGCNALPLPLPLREELKPNGLVCPGSYTRLGNSLQSAQPTLCLGQETRCVNVNFTMNTFGAMHEEGYLKGCSTPSVCSFPDGETRMANNLVVLHTMKECNTVPLSLDRAFLPM, from the exons ATGGCCACGAGAGGAGAATGTAGAAACGAGGATATGATATTGATGGAGTGTGAACAAGACCAAACGCATTGCCTTTCTATGACTCTCCTTACTACTTTGA CCAGCCCTACACTCAGCTACACAGCTAAGTCTTGTGCAAAAGCTATGGAATGTAATGATGGCGTTTATGGTGTCACCTCCACGCAGGGGAAATATTCTCAAATGAGCCTTTTCTGTTGCCAGTCAGAGGGCTGCAATGCCCTGCCTCTCCCTT TGCCATTACGCGAGGAATTGAAACCCAATGGATTGGTATGTCCTGGATCGTACACCAGACTTGGAAATTCCCTCCAGTCAGCTCAGCCGACTCTCTGTCTTGGCCAAGAAACCCGTTGTGTCAACGTCAATTTTACCATGAATACAT TTGGAGCTATGCATGAAGAGGGTTATCTCAAAGGATGCTCAACCCCAAGCGTATGTTCCTTTCCTGATGGAGAGACACGAATGGCCAACAATCTTGTAGTACTCCACACCATGAAGGAGTGTAACACTGTCCCGCTCTCACTTGATAGAGCTTTTCTTCCCATGTAG